A genomic segment from Camarhynchus parvulus chromosome 7, STF_HiC, whole genome shotgun sequence encodes:
- the NDUFB3 gene encoding NADH dehydrogenase [ubiquinone] 1 beta subcomplex subunit 3, whose product MGHGGDHGHGHGHDKVELPDYRQWKVEGTPLEEVQRRLAKRGLRDPWARNEVWRYQGGFARPITVTEIFTRGLKWGAAAFIIALGIEYSLFPPKKNGGHH is encoded by the exons ATGGGACACGGAGGTGACCACGGCCACGGGCACGGCCATGACAAAGTGGAGCTGCCTGACTACAGGCAGTGGAAGGTGGAGGGGACTCCCCTCGAGGAGGTGCAGAGGAGGCTGGCCAAGCGCGGGCTGAGGGACCCCTGGGCTCG tAATGAAGTGTGGAGGTACCAGGGTGGCTTTGCAAGACCTATCACCGTAACAGAAATCTTTACCAGGGGACTCAagtggggagctgcagctttcaTCATAGCTCTGGGCATTGAATATTCACTGTTTCCTCCAAAGAAGAATGGAGGCCACCACTGA